One part of the Thermococcus radiotolerans genome encodes these proteins:
- a CDS encoding DHH family phosphoesterase, producing MNLIVHHWDTDGIASAALLVRALSLEEFTNMTAQIGEFSFDERIWRALERTERLYVLDFNVPEEVEKVRVPTLFIDHHTQPRIKNPLVEQVNPSLEGEYWPANSLVVSEHFGIWNAWSALGVVGDVGEKAFELEKVKELLGKEGISREEALRLVELIDSNYIAMDREAVEGAVKVLLNHPVRELLEYEPWVKKAEAIREAIEGAVSNAEERNGFAIVHFESPFNIISKVARKLVWELGYSGAIVINEDFHGKAQLYFRISGKEAERINMAEVIERIKALETNAGGKREVLGCVCERDKIEDALKIVEEYLR from the coding sequence GTGAATCTAATCGTCCACCACTGGGACACGGATGGGATAGCGTCGGCGGCCCTGCTGGTCAGGGCGCTCTCTCTGGAGGAGTTCACCAACATGACGGCCCAGATAGGTGAGTTCAGCTTCGACGAGAGAATATGGAGGGCCCTTGAGAGGACCGAGAGGCTCTACGTTCTTGACTTCAACGTTCCGGAGGAGGTCGAGAAGGTCAGGGTTCCGACGCTCTTCATCGACCACCACACCCAGCCGAGGATCAAGAATCCGCTCGTGGAGCAGGTGAACCCCTCGCTGGAGGGGGAGTACTGGCCGGCTAACTCCCTCGTCGTCTCGGAGCACTTCGGAATATGGAACGCCTGGAGCGCCCTCGGCGTCGTTGGGGATGTGGGCGAGAAGGCCTTTGAGCTGGAGAAGGTTAAGGAGCTCCTAGGGAAAGAGGGAATCTCGCGGGAAGAGGCTCTGAGGCTCGTCGAGCTCATAGACTCCAACTACATCGCCATGGATCGGGAGGCGGTTGAGGGAGCCGTTAAAGTGCTTTTGAACCACCCCGTTAGGGAGCTCCTCGAATACGAGCCGTGGGTGAAGAAGGCAGAAGCCATAAGGGAGGCCATCGAGGGGGCAGTTTCAAACGCCGAGGAGCGGAACGGCTTCGCTATCGTTCACTTCGAGAGCCCATTCAACATAATCTCGAAGGTCGCTCGGAAGCTCGTGTGGGAGCTGGGCTATTCAGGCGCGATAGTCATCAACGAGGACTTCCACGGAAAGGCCCAGTTGTACTTCAGAATCTCCGGGAAGGAAGCGGAGAGGATAAACATGGCCGAGGTCATCGAACGCATTAAGGCACTCGAAACTAACGCCGGCGGCAAGAGAGAAGTCCTCGGCTGCGTCTGCGAGAGGGATAAAATCGAAGACGCTCTTAAAATCGTTGAAGAGTACCTGAGGTGA
- a CDS encoding alkaline phosphatase family protein, whose translation MEFERKVKEGMERTKKVLVIGLDSAPPELLFNRFIDDIPNVKRLLEKSVYGPMQTGIPAITIPMWMVMVTGKTPGELGLYGFRHRTGHSYTDYWIAHSRKVREPTLWDYLGERGKKSIIVGVPPTYPPKPINGHLVSCFITPDASVDYTYPKELKGEIERLVGEYIFDVPFRREAKDEVRDGIWEMTEKRFEVIRYLLSEKEWDYFHFVEIGLDRLHHAFWRYFDPNHHLYPGKGNKYENVIPDYYRLLDREIGETLKLVDLDETAVFIVSDHGIKAMHGNFAVNQWLAEEGLLKVRNPEVLHDGKVKRFESLEVDWKETTAWGWGGYYSRVFLNVLGREKEGKIPLSRFEKVRDEVAEQIKSIRGPNGEKWDTKVFYPEDIYPVTKGSKPDIMVYFDNLNWRAAGTVGHPSNYLPENDTGPDDANHSEFGVFSMYLPGFDESKATQLTIYDFAPTMLRLFGIEEPLAGMHGRSIL comes from the coding sequence ATGGAGTTTGAAAGGAAAGTTAAGGAGGGAATGGAGCGGACGAAGAAGGTGCTCGTCATAGGCCTCGACTCCGCCCCTCCGGAGCTGCTGTTCAACCGCTTCATCGACGACATCCCCAACGTGAAGAGGCTCCTTGAAAAGTCGGTCTACGGCCCGATGCAAACGGGAATCCCGGCGATAACCATCCCGATGTGGATGGTGATGGTAACCGGAAAGACGCCGGGTGAGCTCGGTCTCTACGGCTTCAGGCACAGGACCGGCCACTCATACACCGACTACTGGATAGCCCACAGCAGGAAGGTCAGGGAGCCGACTCTCTGGGACTACCTCGGCGAGCGGGGAAAGAAGTCGATAATCGTTGGCGTCCCGCCGACATACCCGCCAAAGCCAATAAACGGTCACCTCGTGAGCTGCTTCATAACGCCGGATGCCAGCGTTGACTATACCTACCCAAAGGAGCTCAAGGGTGAGATTGAGCGCCTGGTTGGCGAGTACATCTTCGACGTTCCCTTCAGGAGAGAGGCCAAAGACGAGGTTAGGGACGGCATCTGGGAGATGACGGAGAAGCGCTTCGAGGTAATCCGCTATCTCCTGAGCGAGAAGGAGTGGGACTACTTCCACTTCGTCGAGATTGGCCTCGACAGGCTTCATCATGCATTCTGGCGCTACTTTGACCCGAACCACCACCTCTACCCAGGGAAGGGGAACAAATACGAGAACGTCATTCCGGACTACTACAGGCTCCTGGACAGGGAGATAGGCGAGACGCTCAAGCTCGTGGACCTCGACGAGACGGCAGTATTTATAGTCTCCGACCACGGAATAAAGGCCATGCACGGCAACTTCGCGGTGAACCAGTGGCTGGCCGAGGAGGGCCTGCTGAAGGTCAGGAACCCCGAGGTTCTCCACGACGGAAAGGTCAAGCGCTTCGAGAGCCTCGAAGTGGACTGGAAAGAAACGACTGCCTGGGGCTGGGGCGGCTACTACTCAAGGGTCTTCCTCAACGTGCTCGGTAGGGAGAAGGAAGGAAAGATACCCCTCTCCAGGTTCGAGAAGGTGAGGGACGAGGTTGCCGAGCAGATAAAGTCAATACGCGGCCCGAACGGCGAGAAGTGGGACACTAAGGTGTTCTACCCGGAGGACATCTACCCGGTGACAAAGGGAAGCAAGCCGGACATAATGGTCTACTTCGACAACCTCAACTGGCGTGCCGCCGGAACGGTTGGACATCCAAGCAACTACCTGCCCGAGAACGATACCGGGCCCGACGATGCCAATCACTCCGAGTTCGGAGTGTTCTCAATGTACCTGCCGGGCTTCGACGAGAGTAAAGCAACGCAACTGACCATCTATGACTTCGCCCCGACCATGCTCAGACTCTTCGGCATAGAAGAGCCTCTCGCGGGAATGCACGGGAGGAGCATCCTCTGA